In one window of Blattabacterium sp. (Cryptocercus punctulatus) str. Cpu DNA:
- the clpX gene encoding ATP-dependent Clp protease ATP-binding subunit ClpX has translation MENFLKCNFCGRKKDEITFLISGINGHICNFCIEKTYSIIHKKFSTEKKDFEEKIYNVKNQKIQIKKPKEIKDFLDKYIIGQNEAKKIISVAVYNHYKRIQYDKNKNKDDIEIEKSNILLIGNTGTGKTLLAKSISKLLKVPFTIADATTLTEAGYVGEDVESILTRLLQSVNYDINHAEKGIIFIDEIDKIARKKNNPSITRDVSGEGVQQALLKLLEGTIINVPPQGGRKHPDQKMIQINTDNILFIAGGTFDGIEKIISDRINQFSIGFIIKKEKRKKNYLQNIIVNDLRKFGLIPELIGRFPIITYLDPLNKITLKKILIEPKNALIKQYKKLFNMDKISMNITEDALDIIVNETIQLGLGARGLRTFCEKIFVDYIFEMKESNKILNIDKNMVIKKIILLVIL, from the coding sequence ATGGAAAATTTTTTAAAATGTAATTTTTGTGGTAGAAAAAAAGATGAAATAACATTTCTAATATCAGGTATTAATGGGCATATTTGTAATTTTTGTATAGAAAAAACATATTCTATAATTCATAAAAAATTTTCTACGGAAAAAAAAGATTTTGAAGAAAAAATATATAATGTAAAAAATCAAAAAATACAAATAAAAAAACCTAAAGAAATAAAAGATTTTTTAGATAAATATATTATAGGACAAAATGAAGCAAAAAAAATTATTTCTGTTGCTGTATATAATCATTATAAACGTATACAATACGATAAAAATAAAAATAAAGATGATATAGAAATAGAAAAATCCAATATTTTATTAATTGGGAATACAGGTACCGGAAAAACTTTACTCGCTAAAAGTATTTCTAAACTATTAAAAGTTCCTTTTACTATAGCAGATGCAACTACTTTAACGGAAGCAGGATATGTTGGAGAAGATGTCGAATCTATCTTAACAAGATTATTACAATCTGTAAATTATGATATAAATCATGCTGAAAAAGGAATTATTTTTATAGATGAAATTGATAAAATTGCTAGAAAAAAAAATAATCCATCTATTACTAGAGATGTATCCGGTGAAGGTGTACAACAAGCTTTGTTGAAGTTATTAGAAGGTACTATTATTAATGTTCCACCACAAGGTGGTCGTAAACATCCAGATCAAAAAATGATTCAAATTAATACCGATAATATATTATTTATTGCTGGAGGTACATTTGATGGAATAGAAAAAATTATATCCGATAGAATTAATCAATTCTCTATTGGATTTATTATAAAAAAAGAAAAAAGAAAAAAAAATTATTTACAAAATATTATAGTTAATGATCTTAGAAAATTTGGATTAATTCCCGAACTTATTGGTAGATTTCCTATTATCACCTATTTAGATCCATTAAATAAAATTACATTAAAAAAAATTTTAATTGAACCAAAAAATGCTTTAATAAAACAATATAAAAAATTATTTAATATGGATAAAATATCCATGAATATTACGGAGGATGCTTTGGATATTATAGTAAATGAAACTATTCAATTAGGATTAGGTGCTAGAGGATTACGTACTTTTTGTGAAAAAATATTTGTAGATTATATATTTGAAATGAAAGAATCTAACAAAATTTTAAATATAGATAAAAATATGGTTATTAAAAAAATTATTTTACTCGTAATTCTTTAA
- the obgE gene encoding GTPase ObgE translates to MKNNFIDSIKIYCKSGDGGKGCIHFHKKKYIKKGIPDGGSGGKGGNIIIRGNSNINTFIHLKYNKHWIAGSGNPGKKNNITGKNGKNLLIEVPIGTIIKNINDTILVEIIKNDQKKILFKGGKGGKGNIFFKNSKYRFPFYAQSGIKTTGNWIFLELKILADVGLIGFPNSGKSTLLSIITKAKPKIGNFPFTTKIPNLGIVKMNYETFLVADIPGIIEKASKGKGLGYTFLRHIERNLVLLFLISSEKKNNKMEYFILLNELKQFNRKLLNKKRLLVISKSDLIDNEIKKNIKNFSKIRRKYHFYFFFYKRRNKSIKK, encoded by the coding sequence ATGAAAAATAATTTTATAGATTCTATAAAAATTTATTGTAAAAGTGGTGATGGAGGAAAAGGATGTATTCATTTTCATAAAAAAAAATATATAAAAAAGGGAATTCCTGATGGAGGATCAGGTGGTAAAGGAGGTAATATTATTATACGAGGAAATTCTAATATTAATACTTTTATTCATTTAAAATATAATAAACATTGGATTGCTGGATCTGGAAATCCAGGAAAAAAAAATAATATTACCGGAAAAAATGGTAAAAATTTATTGATTGAAGTCCCTATAGGAACTATAATTAAAAATATCAATGATACTATTTTAGTAGAAATAATTAAAAATGATCAAAAAAAAATTTTATTTAAAGGTGGAAAAGGAGGAAAAGGGAATATTTTTTTTAAAAATTCGAAATATCGATTTCCATTTTATGCACAATCCGGAATAAAAACTACAGGAAATTGGATATTTTTAGAATTAAAAATTTTAGCAGATGTTGGTTTAATTGGATTTCCAAATTCCGGAAAATCAACTTTACTTTCTATAATTACGAAAGCAAAACCAAAAATAGGAAATTTTCCTTTTACAACTAAAATACCTAATTTAGGAATAGTTAAAATGAATTATGAGACTTTTTTAGTAGCCGATATTCCCGGTATTATAGAAAAGGCTTCAAAAGGTAAAGGATTAGGGTATACTTTTCTAAGACATATAGAACGTAATCTAGTTCTATTATTTTTAATTTCTTCAGAAAAAAAAAATAATAAAATGGAATATTTTATATTATTGAATGAATTAAAACAATTTAATCGAAAATTATTAAATAAAAAACGTTTATTAGTTATTTCTAAATCAGATTTAATTGATAATGAAATAAAAAAAAATATAAAAAATTTTTCTAAAATTAGGAGAAAATATCATTTTTATTTCTTCTTTTACAAAAGAAGGAATAAATCAATTAAAAAATAA
- a CDS encoding nucleoside monophosphate kinase: MIHIILFGPPGCGKGTQAKILEKKFRLVHLSTGMLFRHHIKNKTNLGKLSRYYINKGILVPDQITTNMLNIEIKKHIQSKGIIYDGYPRTKKQVFSLEKILKSLFLGKINIIFSFEIKKKLLINRLLKRGKISHRDDDSDIITVQRRIEEYNKETFFIWNEKKWKNNFIKINASSSINEISFFYRKRNFKFKYLNNNFFYEK, translated from the coding sequence ATGATACACATTATATTATTTGGTCCACCAGGATGTGGAAAGGGTACTCAAGCAAAAATTTTAGAAAAAAAATTCAGATTAGTTCACTTATCTACCGGAATGCTATTTAGACATCATATAAAAAATAAGACAAATTTAGGTAAACTTTCTCGTTATTATATTAATAAAGGGATATTAGTTCCTGATCAGATTACAACAAATATGTTGAATATAGAAATAAAAAAACATATTCAATCTAAAGGTATTATTTACGATGGATATCCTAGGACAAAAAAACAAGTTTTTTCTTTAGAAAAAATATTAAAATCTTTATTTTTAGGTAAGATCAATATAATTTTTTCTTTTGAAATAAAGAAAAAATTATTAATCAATAGATTATTAAAAAGAGGGAAGATTAGTCATCGTGATGATGATTCGGATATTATTACAGTTCAAAGAAGAATAGAAGAATATAATAAAGAAACTTTTTTTATTTGGAATGAAAAAAAATGGAAAAATAATTTTATAAAAATAAATGCTTCTTCTTCTATAAATGAAATTTCTTTTTTTTATAGAAAAAGAAATTTCAAATTTAAATATTTAAATAATAATTTTTTTTATGAAAAATAA